One segment of Streptomyces sp. YIM 121038 DNA contains the following:
- a CDS encoding DUF389 domain-containing protein codes for MLHLRLITPADRTDAVVRLIEKTPGTTHLAVVPGAARNPSGDIVMCDVAREAGDELLGGLRALEIDKHGSIALENIDLSLSLRADKAEDEAPGEGADAVLWEHLADATHEESTLSITYVAFITLATMIAACGVVLDNAILIVGAMAVGPEFGPLAGFCTALVQRAPRLALRSLIALIAGFAIAMAVTVAFSFFMDAVDLFDQAALEAKRPNTNFIYRPDWFSFVVAVLAGAAGTLSLTSAKSGALVGVAISVTTVPAAANAAVAFSYDEYRQAWGSTEQLLLNLLGIVLAGTFTLLTQKLLWARQRERTAKKFGLP; via the coding sequence ATGCTCCATCTGCGCCTGATCACCCCGGCGGACCGGACGGACGCCGTGGTGCGTCTGATCGAGAAGACGCCCGGCACGACCCACCTCGCCGTCGTGCCGGGCGCGGCCCGCAACCCGTCGGGCGACATCGTGATGTGCGACGTGGCCCGGGAGGCGGGCGACGAACTGCTCGGCGGCCTGCGCGCCCTGGAGATCGACAAGCACGGCTCGATCGCCCTGGAGAACATCGACCTGTCGCTGTCCCTGCGCGCCGACAAGGCGGAGGACGAGGCGCCGGGCGAGGGCGCGGACGCGGTCCTGTGGGAGCACCTGGCGGACGCCACGCACGAGGAGTCCACGCTCTCCATCACGTACGTCGCCTTCATCACGCTCGCCACGATGATCGCCGCCTGCGGCGTCGTCCTCGACAACGCGATCCTCATCGTGGGCGCGATGGCGGTGGGCCCGGAGTTCGGCCCGCTCGCGGGCTTCTGCACGGCGCTCGTGCAGCGCGCCCCGCGCCTGGCGCTGCGCTCCCTGATCGCGCTGATCGCGGGCTTCGCGATCGCCATGGCGGTCACGGTGGCCTTCAGCTTCTTCATGGACGCGGTCGATCTCTTCGACCAGGCGGCGCTGGAGGCCAAGCGCCCCAACACCAACTTCATCTACCGGCCCGACTGGTTCTCCTTCGTCGTGGCCGTCCTCGCGGGCGCCGCGGGCACCCTCTCGCTCACATCGGCGAAGTCGGGCGCGCTCGTGGGCGTCGCCATCTCGGTGACGACGGTCCCGGCGGCGGCGAACGCCGCGGTGGCCTTCAGCTACGACGAGTACCGCCAGGCCTGGGGCTCCACCGAGCAGCTCCTGCTCAATCTGCTCGGCATCGTCCTCGCCGGTACGTTCACGCTGCTCACCCAGAAGCTGCTCTGGGCCCGGCAGCGCGAACGCACCGCGAAGAAGTTCGGCCTGCCCTAG
- the coaA gene encoding type I pantothenate kinase — protein sequence MISLVSSPPRGANRHKPEATPYVDLTRSEWSALREKTPLPLTAAELEKLRGLGDVIDLDEVRDIYLPLSRLLNLYVGATDGLRGALNTFLGDTGEKGSQSGTPFVIGVAGSVAVGKSTVARLLQALLSRWPEHPRVELVTTDGFLLPTKELQARGLMSRKGFPESYDRRALTRFVADIKAGKDEVTAPVYSHLIYDIVPGQRLTVRRPDILIVEGLNVLQPALPGKDGRTRVGLADYFDFSVYVDARAEDIERWYLNRFRKLRETAFQNPSSYFRKYTQVSEEEALDYARTTWRTINKPNLVENVAPTRGRATLIIRKGPDHKVRRLSLRKL from the coding sequence GTGATCTCTTTGGTCTCCTCGCCGCCACGGGGCGCCAACCGGCACAAGCCGGAGGCGACCCCTTACGTCGACCTCACCCGTTCCGAGTGGAGCGCGCTGCGCGAAAAGACGCCGCTGCCCCTGACCGCCGCCGAGCTGGAGAAGCTGCGCGGCCTCGGCGACGTCATCGACCTCGATGAGGTGCGGGACATCTACCTCCCGCTCTCCCGTCTCCTCAACCTCTACGTGGGCGCCACCGACGGCCTGCGCGGAGCGCTCAACACCTTCCTGGGCGACACCGGTGAGAAGGGCTCCCAGTCGGGCACGCCCTTCGTCATAGGGGTCGCGGGCTCCGTCGCCGTGGGCAAGTCGACGGTGGCGCGGCTGCTCCAGGCCCTGCTCTCGCGCTGGCCCGAGCACCCGCGCGTGGAGCTGGTGACCACGGACGGCTTCCTGCTGCCCACCAAGGAGCTCCAGGCGCGCGGCCTGATGTCGCGCAAGGGCTTCCCCGAGTCGTACGACCGCAGGGCGCTGACCCGCTTCGTCGCCGACATCAAGGCGGGCAAGGACGAGGTGACGGCGCCGGTCTACTCCCACCTGATCTACGACATCGTGCCCGGCCAGCGCCTGACGGTCCGCCGCCCGGACATCCTCATCGTCGAGGGGCTGAACGTGCTGCAGCCCGCCCTGCCCGGCAAGGACGGCCGCACCCGCGTGGGCCTGGCCGACTACTTCGACTTCAGCGTGTACGTCGACGCCCGCGCCGAGGACATCGAGCGCTGGTACCTGAACCGGTTCCGCAAGCTGCGCGAGACCGCCTTCCAGAACCCGTCGTCGTACTTCCGGAAGTACACGCAGGTCTCCGAGGAGGAGGCGCTCGACTACGCCCGCACCACCTGGCGGACCATCAACAAGCCGAACCTGGTGGAGAACGTGGCGCCCACGCGCGGCCGCGCCACGCTCATCATCCGCAAGGGCCCCGACCACAAGGTGCGCCGGCTCAGCCTGCGCAAGCTCTGA
- a CDS encoding holo-ACP synthase produces the protein MIIGVGIDVAEIDRFAASLERTPGMRERLFVERELHLPGGERRGVASLAARFAAKEALAKALGAPPGLRWTDAEVYVEETGQPRLRVSGTVAARAEALGVRGWHVSLSHDAGVASAVVIAEG, from the coding sequence GTGATTATTGGTGTGGGCATCGACGTGGCCGAGATCGATCGGTTCGCGGCCTCCCTGGAGCGGACGCCGGGGATGCGGGAACGGCTCTTCGTGGAGCGGGAGTTGCATCTGCCCGGCGGGGAGCGGCGCGGGGTCGCCTCGCTCGCCGCCCGGTTCGCCGCCAAGGAAGCCTTGGCCAAGGCCCTGGGTGCGCCGCCCGGGCTGCGCTGGACCGACGCCGAGGTGTACGTGGAGGAGACCGGGCAGCCCCGCCTTCGGGTCTCCGGGACCGTGGCCGCGCGGGCCGAGGCCCTGGGGGTGCGCGGGTGGCACGTCTCCCTGAGCCATGACGCGGGGGTGGCCTCCGCGGTCGTCATCGCGGAGGGGTAG
- a CDS encoding NAD(P)H-hydrate dehydratase, protein MRTAYRVEDVRAAERALMARVPEGALMQRAAAGLAVACGQLLGKVYGARVALLVGSGDNGGDALYAGARLARRGAGVTAVLLSPERAHAGGLAALRGAGGRVVDGSGAGSGSGSAADAAFASLSGADLVVDGIVGIGGKGGLRPGAAELARAAEESGALVVAVDLPSGVDADTGEVRGAAVRADATVTFGAYKPGLLVDPAREYAGALRLVDIGLGGELSAYAPAVEALQYADVEQLLPVPGAESDKYRRGVLGVVAGSARYPGAAVLTVAGALRGGAGAVRYVGPAADAVIARFPEALVSAGPVPRAGRVQAWVVGPGLGDGHGDAGERLRDVVAAEVPVLIDADGLRLVDASAVRERGAPTLLTPHAGEAAALLGVGRAEVEAARLDAVRELAGRYGATVLLKGSTTLVAGAGGGVVRVNPTGTGWLATAGSGDVLSGLAGALLAAGLGARDAGAVGAFLHGLAGRLAAEGAPVGAQDVAEAVPAAWRDVRRG, encoded by the coding sequence ATGCGTACTGCGTATCGCGTGGAGGACGTACGGGCGGCCGAGCGCGCGCTGATGGCGCGGGTTCCCGAAGGGGCGCTGATGCAGCGGGCCGCGGCGGGGCTCGCCGTGGCCTGCGGGCAGCTGCTCGGGAAGGTGTACGGGGCGCGTGTCGCGCTCCTGGTCGGCAGCGGGGACAACGGCGGTGACGCGCTCTACGCCGGCGCGCGGCTCGCCCGGCGCGGGGCCGGGGTGACGGCCGTGCTGCTCTCGCCGGAGCGGGCCCACGCGGGCGGGCTCGCGGCGTTGCGGGGGGCCGGGGGGCGGGTGGTCGACGGCTCGGGGGCCGGTTCCGGCTCTGGTTCCGCGGCCGATGCCGCGTTCGCTTCCCTCTCGGGTGCCGATCTCGTCGTCGACGGGATCGTGGGCATCGGCGGCAAGGGCGGCCTGCGGCCCGGCGCCGCCGAACTCGCCCGTGCCGCCGAGGAGTCCGGGGCCCTGGTCGTGGCCGTCGACCTGCCGAGCGGGGTCGACGCCGACACCGGCGAAGTGCGCGGCGCGGCCGTGCGCGCGGACGCGACCGTGACGTTCGGGGCGTACAAGCCGGGGCTCCTCGTCGATCCCGCCCGGGAGTACGCCGGGGCCCTGCGGCTCGTGGACATCGGGCTCGGCGGTGAACTCTCCGCGTACGCGCCCGCGGTGGAGGCCCTGCAGTACGCCGATGTGGAGCAGCTTCTTCCGGTGCCGGGGGCCGAGAGCGACAAGTACCGGCGCGGGGTCCTCGGGGTCGTCGCCGGGTCCGCCCGCTACCCGGGCGCGGCCGTCCTCACCGTCGCCGGGGCGCTGCGCGGGGGCGCCGGGGCCGTGCGGTACGTGGGGCCCGCCGCGGACGCCGTCATCGCCCGCTTCCCCGAGGCGCTGGTGTCGGCCGGGCCGGTGCCCCGGGCCGGGCGCGTGCAGGCCTGGGTGGTGGGGCCGGGACTCGGGGACGGGCACGGGGACGCGGGGGAGCGGCTGCGGGACGTGGTCGCCGCGGAGGTGCCCGTGCTCATCGACGCGGACGGGCTGCGGCTCGTGGACGCCTCGGCCGTGCGGGAGCGGGGCGCGCCGACGCTGCTCACGCCGCACGCGGGGGAGGCCGCCGCGCTGCTCGGGGTGGGGCGGGCGGAGGTCGAGGCGGCCCGGCTCGACGCGGTGCGGGAGCTGGCCGGGCGGTACGGGGCCACGGTGCTGCTCAAGGGGTCCACGACGCTGGTCGCCGGGGCCGGCGGGGGTGTCGTACGGGTCAATCCGACGGGGACCGGGTGGCTGGCCACCGCGGGGAGCGGGGACGTGCTGTCGGGGCTTGCCGGGGCGCTGCTCGCGGCGGGGCTCGGGGCTCGGGACGCGGGGGCCGTGGGGGCGTTTCTGCACGGGCTCGCGGGGCGGCTCGCGGCGGAGGGGGCGCCGGTGGGCGCGCAGGACGTGGCGGAGGCCGTTCCGGCGGCCTGGCGGGACGTGCGGCGCGGCTAG
- the alr gene encoding alanine racemase produces MTDTALPRVRAEIDLAALRANVRALRAHAPGAAFMAVVKADGYGHGMVPCAKAALDAGADWVGTATPEEALALRAAGVGGRLMCWLWTPGSPWREAVEADIDVSVSRVQALAEVAAAARAAGRTARVQLKADTGLGRNGCMPDDWPELVGEALRAEADGLVKVTGLWSHFACADEPGHPSIAPQLGTFRSMVGYAEEAGLRPEVRHIANSPATLTLPETHFDLVRPGIAMYGVSPSPEIGTPEDFGLRPVMTVAAALAHVKRAPAGHGVSYGHLYTTAGETTLGLVPAGYGDGIPRHASGTGPVLVGGKWRTVAGRIAMDQFVVDLGGDEPEVGAEAVLFGPGDRGEPTAEDWARAAGTIAYEIVTRIGARVPRVYVNERPGTGD; encoded by the coding sequence ATGACTGATACTGCACTGCCGCGTGTGCGCGCTGAGATCGACCTCGCTGCCCTTCGGGCCAACGTGCGGGCGCTGCGTGCGCACGCGCCCGGGGCCGCGTTCATGGCCGTCGTGAAGGCGGACGGGTACGGGCACGGCATGGTGCCGTGTGCCAAGGCCGCGTTGGACGCGGGGGCCGACTGGGTCGGGACCGCCACGCCGGAGGAGGCGCTCGCGCTGCGGGCCGCGGGTGTCGGTGGGCGCTTGATGTGCTGGCTGTGGACGCCGGGGTCGCCCTGGCGGGAGGCCGTCGAGGCGGACATCGACGTGTCGGTGAGCCGGGTGCAGGCCCTGGCCGAGGTCGCCGCCGCCGCGCGGGCCGCCGGGCGCACGGCCCGGGTGCAGCTCAAGGCCGACACCGGTCTCGGGCGCAACGGGTGCATGCCCGACGACTGGCCGGAGCTCGTGGGCGAGGCCCTGCGCGCGGAGGCCGACGGCCTGGTGAAGGTCACGGGCCTGTGGTCGCACTTCGCCTGCGCCGACGAGCCGGGGCATCCGTCGATCGCGCCGCAGCTGGGCACGTTCCGCTCGATGGTCGGGTACGCCGAGGAGGCGGGCCTCCGCCCCGAGGTGCGGCACATAGCCAACTCCCCGGCCACGCTCACCCTGCCCGAGACGCACTTCGACCTGGTGCGGCCGGGCATCGCGATGTACGGGGTCTCGCCCAGCCCCGAGATCGGGACGCCCGAGGACTTCGGGCTGCGTCCGGTGATGACGGTCGCCGCGGCCCTGGCCCATGTGAAGCGCGCCCCGGCGGGACACGGGGTGAGCTACGGACACCTCTACACCACGGCGGGCGAGACGACCCTGGGCCTGGTGCCCGCGGGCTACGGGGACGGCATCCCGCGGCACGCCTCCGGCACGGGCCCGGTGCTCGTCGGCGGCAAGTGGCGGACCGTCGCCGGACGCATCGCCATGGACCAGTTCGTGGTGGACCTCGGCGGTGACGAGCCCGAGGTCGGCGCGGAGGCCGTGCTCTTCGGGCCAGGCGATCGCGGGGAGCCCACCGCCGAGGACTGGGCGCGGGCCGCGGGCACCATCGCGTACGAGATCGTGACGCGCATCGGCGCGCGCGTCCCGCGCGTCTATGTGAACGAGCGGCCGGGCACCGGCGACTGA
- a CDS encoding alpha/beta hydrolase: MGEGSTGAAAEVVGAVAGRPGGAVTTWRRAGVAGAAIGVIAAGAAAGVAIERLTVGRGMRKKARLALDASGPYGSLRGTPGKAYADDGTELAFEVDEVGAEGSQAARRRRLFGRRAPAPVTVVFSHGYCLSQDSWHFQRAALRGVVRAVYWDQRSHGRSGRGAARLRDREPVTIDRLGRDLKAVIDAAAPEGPLVLVGHSMGGMTTMALADQFPELIRERVVGVALVGTSAGGLGEVNFGLPVAGVNAVRRVLPGVLRALGSQAELVERGRRATSDLFAGIIKRYSFSSKDVDPAVARFAERMIESTPIDVVAEFYPAFTEHDKADALKHFAELPVLVLAGDKDLVTPSEHSEVIADLLPDAELVLVPDAGHLVMLEHPEVVTDRLADLLARTGAVGTG; this comes from the coding sequence GTGGGCGAGGGCAGCACGGGGGCGGCCGCCGAGGTGGTCGGGGCGGTGGCGGGACGGCCGGGCGGCGCGGTGACGACGTGGCGGCGGGCCGGGGTCGCGGGCGCCGCCATAGGAGTCATCGCGGCGGGCGCCGCGGCCGGGGTCGCCATCGAGCGGCTCACGGTCGGGCGCGGCATGCGCAAGAAGGCCCGTCTCGCCCTCGACGCCTCGGGGCCGTACGGCTCCCTGCGCGGCACCCCCGGCAAGGCGTACGCCGACGACGGCACGGAGCTCGCCTTCGAAGTCGACGAGGTGGGCGCGGAGGGCTCCCAGGCCGCTCGGCGGCGCCGGCTGTTCGGGCGGCGGGCGCCCGCCCCCGTCACCGTCGTGTTCAGCCACGGCTACTGCCTCAGCCAGGACTCCTGGCACTTCCAGCGCGCCGCCCTGCGGGGCGTCGTCCGGGCCGTGTACTGGGACCAGCGCAGCCACGGGCGCTCGGGGCGCGGCGCGGCCCGCCTTCGCGACCGCGAGCCGGTCACCATCGACCGGCTCGGCCGGGACCTGAAGGCCGTCATCGACGCGGCCGCGCCCGAGGGGCCGCTGGTCCTCGTCGGGCACTCCATGGGCGGCATGACGACGATGGCCCTCGCCGACCAGTTCCCGGAGCTGATCCGGGAGCGGGTGGTGGGCGTCGCGCTGGTCGGTACGTCCGCCGGGGGGCTCGGGGAAGTCAACTTCGGGCTGCCGGTCGCGGGGGTGAACGCCGTGCGGCGCGTCCTGCCCGGCGTCCTGCGGGCGCTCGGCTCGCAGGCCGAGCTGGTGGAGCGCGGGCGGCGGGCCACGTCCGACCTGTTCGCGGGCATCATCAAGCGGTACTCGTTCTCGTCGAAGGACGTCGACCCGGCGGTCGCCCGGTTCGCGGAGCGCATGATCGAGTCCACGCCGATCGACGTGGTCGCGGAGTTCTACCCGGCGTTCACCGAGCACGACAAGGCCGACGCCCTCAAGCACTTCGCCGAGCTGCCCGTGCTCGTGCTCGCCGGGGACAAGGACCTGGTCACGCCGAGCGAGCACAGCGAGGTGATCGCCGACCTGCTGCCGGACGCGGAGCTCGTCCTGGTGCCGGACGCCGGTCACCTGGTCATGCTGGAGCACCCGGAGGTGGTCACCGACCGCCTGGCGGACCTGCTGGCACGGACGGGCGCGGTCGGCACCGGCTGA
- the tsaE gene encoding tRNA (adenosine(37)-N6)-threonylcarbamoyltransferase complex ATPase subunit type 1 TsaE, with the protein MEAPHSPAVPAATLKIAVNSPEQMGELGRRLAKILRPGDLVMLTGELGAGKTTLTRGLGEGLGVRGAVTSPTFVIARVHPPLGDGPALVHVDAYRLGGGLDEMEDLDLDVSLPDSVVVVEWGDGKVEELSDDRLHLVIHRAVGDTTDEGREITVHGIGARWQDADLSVLAV; encoded by the coding sequence ATGGAAGCACCGCACAGCCCGGCCGTCCCCGCCGCCACCCTGAAGATCGCCGTCAACTCACCGGAGCAGATGGGTGAGTTGGGCCGCCGCCTGGCCAAGATCCTGCGTCCGGGCGATCTCGTCATGCTCACCGGCGAGCTCGGCGCGGGCAAGACGACGCTGACGCGCGGCCTCGGCGAGGGCCTCGGCGTGCGCGGTGCCGTCACCTCGCCGACGTTCGTCATCGCCCGCGTCCACCCGCCCCTCGGCGACGGTCCCGCCCTGGTGCACGTGGACGCGTACCGCCTGGGCGGCGGGCTCGACGAGATGGAGGACCTGGACCTGGACGTGTCGCTTCCGGACTCCGTGGTCGTCGTCGAGTGGGGCGACGGCAAGGTCGAGGAGCTGTCGGACGACCGGCTGCACCTGGTCATCCACCGGGCCGTGGGAGACACCACGGACGAGGGACGCGAGATCACGGTGCACGGGATCGGGGCGCGCTGGCAGGACGCCGACCTGAGCGTCCTGGCCGTCTGA
- the tsaB gene encoding tRNA (adenosine(37)-N6)-threonylcarbamoyltransferase complex dimerization subunit type 1 TsaB, translating into MLLLALDTATPAVTVALHDGTSVVAESSQVDARRHGELLLPAVDRVLADAGVRLDAVTAVVTGVGPGPYTGLRVGLMTADTFGLALGVPVYGVCTLDGLAYASGIEDGPFVVATDARRKEVYWARYEDPRTRVAGPAVDRPADIAEQVAGLPAVGAGATLYPETFPDARGPEHVAAAALAGLAAEKLAAGEELLEPRPLYLRRPDAQVPKNYKVVTPQ; encoded by the coding sequence GTGCTCTTGCTCGCTCTGGATACCGCAACCCCCGCCGTCACCGTCGCGCTGCACGACGGCACGTCCGTCGTCGCCGAGTCGAGTCAGGTCGACGCGCGCCGCCACGGCGAGCTGCTGCTGCCCGCCGTCGACCGCGTCCTCGCCGACGCGGGCGTGAGACTCGACGCGGTCACCGCCGTCGTCACCGGGGTGGGCCCCGGGCCGTACACCGGTCTGCGGGTGGGTCTGATGACGGCCGACACCTTCGGCCTCGCGCTCGGCGTGCCCGTGTACGGGGTGTGCACGCTCGACGGTCTGGCGTACGCCTCCGGGATCGAGGACGGCCCCTTCGTCGTGGCCACGGACGCGCGCCGCAAGGAGGTCTACTGGGCCCGGTACGAGGACCCGCGCACGCGCGTCGCGGGGCCCGCCGTGGACCGGCCCGCCGACATCGCCGAGCAGGTCGCCGGGCTTCCGGCCGTCGGCGCGGGCGCCACGCTCTACCCGGAGACCTTCCCCGACGCCCGCGGGCCCGAGCACGTGGCGGCCGCGGCCCTCGCCGGGCTCGCGGCCGAGAAGCTGGCCGCGGGGGAGGAGCTCCTGGAGCCCCGCCCGCTGTACCTGCGCCGCCCGGACGCGCAGGTGCCCAAGAACTACAAGGTGGTCACCCCCCAGTGA
- the rimI gene encoding ribosomal protein S18-alanine N-acetyltransferase, whose amino-acid sequence MRWWDIDPVLALEKELFPEDAWSRGMFWSELAHARGPGSTRRYLVAYDGARLVGYGGLAVAGTDSDGGDALAADVQTIAVARDQWGTGLGARLLTELLRHATAFEATEVMLEVRVDNTRAQKLYERFGFEPIGFRRGYYQPGNVDALVMRLSDPSALPQAPHPSPNGRADGPVNGVQGTEIHG is encoded by the coding sequence ATGCGCTGGTGGGACATCGATCCCGTCCTCGCCCTGGAGAAGGAGCTCTTCCCGGAGGACGCCTGGTCGCGCGGCATGTTCTGGTCCGAGCTCGCGCACGCGCGCGGGCCGGGCTCGACGCGCCGCTATCTGGTGGCGTACGACGGCGCGCGCCTGGTCGGCTACGGCGGGCTCGCGGTGGCGGGCACCGACTCCGACGGCGGCGACGCGCTGGCCGCCGACGTGCAGACCATCGCCGTCGCCCGGGACCAGTGGGGCACCGGGCTCGGCGCGCGGCTGCTCACCGAGCTCCTGCGGCACGCGACCGCCTTCGAGGCCACCGAGGTGATGCTCGAGGTGCGCGTGGACAACACCCGGGCGCAGAAGCTGTACGAGCGCTTCGGGTTCGAGCCGATCGGCTTCCGCCGCGGCTACTACCAGCCGGGGAACGTGGACGCGCTGGTGATGCGCCTCTCGGACCCCTCAGCCCTGCCGCAGGCCCCGCACCCCTCCCCGAACGGCCGGGCCGACGGCCCCGTGAACGGCGTACAAGGAACCGAGATCCATGGCTGA
- the tsaD gene encoding tRNA (adenosine(37)-N6)-threonylcarbamoyltransferase complex transferase subunit TsaD — translation MADLRDEPLVLGIETSCDETGVGIVRGTTLLADAVASSVDEHARFGGVVPEVASRAHLEAMVPTIQRALKDAGVAASDLDGIAVTAGPGLAGALLVGVSAAKAYAYALGKPLYGVNHLASHICVDQLEHGALPEPTMALLVSGGHSSLLLSTDITADVRPLGATIDDAAGEAFDKIARVLNLGFPGGPVIDRYAREGDPEAIAFPRGLTGPRDPAYDFSFSGLKTAVARWIEAKRAAGEDVPVRDVSASFQEAVVDVLTRKAVRACKDEGVDHLMIGGGVAANTRLRALAQERCERAGIRLRVPRPKLCTDNGAMVAALGAEMVARNRRPSDLGLSADSSLPVTEPHVPGAHAHTHDHDHVHEVSKDNLYS, via the coding sequence ATGGCTGACCTCCGCGACGAGCCCCTCGTCCTCGGCATCGAGACCTCCTGCGACGAGACCGGCGTCGGCATCGTGCGCGGCACCACGCTGCTCGCCGACGCCGTCGCCTCCAGCGTCGACGAGCACGCGCGCTTCGGCGGCGTCGTGCCCGAGGTCGCCTCGCGCGCGCACCTGGAGGCGATGGTCCCGACGATCCAGCGCGCCCTGAAGGACGCGGGCGTCGCCGCCTCCGACCTCGACGGGATCGCCGTCACCGCGGGGCCCGGCCTCGCGGGCGCGCTGCTCGTCGGCGTCTCGGCCGCGAAGGCGTACGCGTACGCGCTCGGCAAGCCGCTGTACGGCGTCAACCACCTGGCCTCGCACATCTGCGTGGACCAGCTGGAGCACGGTGCGCTGCCCGAGCCGACGATGGCGCTCCTCGTGTCCGGCGGGCACTCCTCGCTGCTGCTCTCCACGGACATCACCGCCGACGTCCGGCCCCTCGGCGCCACCATCGACGACGCCGCGGGGGAGGCCTTCGACAAGATCGCGCGGGTGCTGAACCTGGGCTTCCCCGGCGGCCCCGTCATCGACCGCTACGCGCGCGAGGGCGACCCCGAGGCGATCGCCTTCCCGCGCGGTCTGACCGGTCCGCGCGACCCCGCGTACGACTTCTCCTTCTCCGGCCTGAAGACGGCCGTGGCGCGCTGGATCGAGGCGAAGCGGGCCGCGGGCGAGGACGTGCCGGTGCGGGACGTGTCCGCGTCCTTCCAGGAGGCGGTCGTCGACGTGCTCACCCGCAAGGCCGTCAGGGCCTGCAAGGACGAGGGCGTCGACCACCTCATGATCGGCGGCGGCGTGGCGGCCAACACCCGGCTGCGGGCGCTCGCCCAGGAGCGGTGCGAGCGCGCGGGCATCCGCCTGCGGGTGCCGCGGCCCAAGCTGTGCACGGACAACGGCGCGATGGTCGCCGCGCTCGGCGCGGAGATGGTGGCACGCAACCGGCGGCCGTCCGACCTCGGGCTCTCGGCGGACTCCTCCCTGCCGGTGACCGAGCCGCACGTGCCGGGCGCGCACGCCCACACCCACGATCACGACCACGTGCACGAGGTCAGCAAGGACAACCTCTACTCATGA
- a CDS encoding class I SAM-dependent methyltransferase produces MNAPHDPQPATTAFAALLTAEGTALLDAVREVEPAAELAVATRLRRDHPADLVSAALAQARLRQRAVAKFGAGDAARMFFTPNGVEQSTRTSVATYRAERFKELGVRRIADLCGGIGGDAIALARAGIEVLAVDHDPLTCAVARANAAALGLEDLIEVREADVTEVDTAGYDAVFVDPARRGGRGRIFDPEAYSPPLSWAVAAARKAPRAALKIAPGIPHEAVPEEAEAEWISDGGDVKEAVLWFGTDAPGSHRATLLPSRATLCAGRAVMLPDPDVRPVGRYLYEPDGAVIRAHLVAEVAARVEGGLVDETIAYVTSDVARTTPYASAYEITDQLPFNVKKLKALLREREVGVLTVKKRGSAVEPEELRRKVKPRGPGSATVFLTRVAGAPTMLVGHPAP; encoded by the coding sequence GTGAACGCTCCGCACGATCCGCAGCCCGCCACGACGGCCTTCGCCGCGCTCCTCACCGCCGAGGGCACCGCCCTCCTCGACGCCGTACGGGAGGTCGAACCGGCCGCGGAGCTCGCGGTCGCGACCCGGCTGCGCCGCGACCACCCCGCCGACCTGGTCTCGGCGGCGCTCGCCCAGGCGCGGCTGCGACAGCGGGCGGTGGCGAAGTTCGGCGCCGGGGACGCCGCGCGGATGTTCTTCACGCCGAACGGCGTCGAGCAGTCCACGCGCACGTCCGTCGCGACGTACCGGGCGGAGCGGTTCAAGGAGCTCGGCGTGCGGCGGATCGCCGATCTGTGCGGCGGCATCGGCGGCGACGCGATCGCGCTCGCACGCGCCGGAATCGAGGTCCTCGCGGTCGACCACGATCCGCTGACCTGCGCGGTCGCCCGCGCGAACGCCGCCGCCCTCGGGCTGGAGGACCTCATCGAGGTCCGTGAGGCGGATGTCACGGAGGTGGACACGGCCGGGTACGACGCGGTCTTCGTGGACCCCGCGCGGCGCGGCGGGCGCGGGCGGATCTTCGACCCGGAGGCGTACTCGCCCCCGCTGTCCTGGGCGGTGGCGGCCGCGCGGAAGGCCCCGCGCGCGGCCCTGAAGATCGCCCCCGGCATCCCGCACGAGGCGGTGCCCGAGGAGGCGGAGGCCGAGTGGATCTCGGACGGCGGGGACGTGAAGGAAGCGGTGCTGTGGTTCGGCACGGACGCGCCCGGCTCGCACCGGGCGACCCTTCTGCCTTCACGCGCCACTTTGTGCGCGGGGCGCGCGGTCATGCTCCCGGACCCCGATGTGCGCCCCGTCGGCCGCTATCTGTACGAGCCGGACGGCGCCGTCATCCGCGCCCATCTCGTCGCGGAGGTCGCCGCGCGGGTCGAGGGCGGGCTCGTCGACGAGACGATCGCCTACGTCACCTCCGACGTGGCCCGTACGACGCCGTACGCCAGCGCGTACGAGATCACGGACCAGCTGCCGTTCAACGTGAAGAAGCTCAAAGCGCTGCTGCGGGAGCGTGAGGTCGGTGTGCTCACGGTCAAGAAGCGGGGCTCGGCCGTGGAGCCGGAGGAGCTCCGCCGCAAGGTGAAGCCCCGGGGCCCCGGCTCCGCCACGGTCTTCCTCACCCGGGTCGCGGGCGCGCCCACCATGCTCGTGGGGCACCCGGCCCCCTGA